GTACACCAGGCATAGGAGAGTCCCCATATGATAAAGAGTTCAATGAGTTTGTTGTTCGAATTGTGAGATTTGGAAGGGATGAAAGGTCCATTTTAGCTTGTGCAAAGGGTGGAAGGTAGATAGGATCTGGAGGATATTACTGGGTCATATTGATAAAACACAATGGCAACTAAATTTGAATAAATTATTTCTGAAAATTAAGTATTTTATGGGGGCGTTCTTGTAAAAAATACAAAATAGTAATGGTGAAGTCTTGTGTTCTTGTGTAAATATCTTTACCTATGTTGCCCTGTATAGTCTCTCCCTTTTtacatgattttttttcttcatgACTGGTGTACACCTGCGTACTTATATTTTTTTCCCCTCTGATTATTTTAGGTGCAGGACTAGGCTTTGGATTTCCTGGACTCACTTTAGGCTTTGGTGTTGGAGCTGGTTGTGGTGTTGGAATTGGTTTTGGTTATGGCATGGGCAAAGGAATTGCATATGATGAGCATAAAAGATACTCAAATGTTGGAAAAATGTTCCAGGAAGCTCCACATCTGCCTACGTGAGTATATTGCAGACATAGGAAAATTAATTTTTATGATACTTGTTCTGGCAAATTTTTTAGTTCATGATGTTACCTTGTGCACTGTAGCTAGTTTTCTTAACGTTTTAGTATAGAAGAATCATTTTTTCTCACTTGATTTAGTATGCTTTTGCCAGTTTCCATAGCAAGTCTTAAATGAATATTTTTATGTTCATGAATAAATTGTAAATATGCAATTCAATAATAATGTTCCATTAATTCTGTTCCATTTATGAAATTAGCATTACATAATCATCACATTGGATCAAATGCCATGTACTATCAACACATTGGAGTTCACATGTATCATCCTAAATTGTTTGTCTTTTTCAAGTTTAGCACCATCTTTTTATTcatgggtgggtgggtgggtggctGACTGGCCTTGGAGGGTGCGAGGTGGGGGTGAACTATCTATGTGCGCAGATCTGCTGTATTTTCTGAACTATCTTTAGATTCTACTGATAATTTATCATTATCCATATTTCCTCTTACATTAATGTTTGGCAGTTTTGGCCGGATCTTTTCCAAAATTTCATATGGTTCCTGTACAGAGGGAAGGGGGTGTACATCATATCAACCATCTGAAGTCTTAAAACACGAAAATGCTAGCTGTAGTATCTACTCCAAATCTAAAGAAACTCAAAAGGAATTATATTGCTCAGTGAATTTCGTTGGATGTATAGTATTGTTTTCTGTACATCATGCAAGAAGCCAATGCTGTAGGGAATCATTCATAAATGGCCTGCATAGCTTCATTTAAATCGCCTTAGTCCTACAGCCTAGTGGATGAATTAACCAGTTATTAGAAGACTAGTGCAAATTCTTTGAAATCCTGTTTTGTCTGATTTTAACAGCGAAGTACTGAGATATTTGAAGTGGCGCCAAAGGTATAGTTGTGTGAGTATAGATATAAAGTGACAACAAGTTCTTTCACATAATAACAAAAATAGGAACTTCCTCTCTAACCTACCTTCAAACATCGTGTTCTTAATTTTCTATATCTGGAAGGAAAACTCCAATTGTGTCTGATACCATAAATAACATTGGACGTGTTTGGTCTCCCAGCCTATGTCTCTTGCACCTCACATTGTTTTCAGTATCACCAATTTGTTTAGGTGAAAGAACATGACTGTTGTAATGCAGTGTTTTTTCATtatttcttcctcctctattCCAGGGACACTGTTGTTGCTTTATTCGATGGGCTGGTTATAAACACCAAGAAGCTTGTGACGGCAACTTCAAAAGGGATCGAAAAATGGCGTTGAGCTGCACCACTGCATCATTGTTGATATTAGCTGCCTTAAACTGCGTATCTAATGAAGCTTAGAAGCATTGTTTATCTTGAAAGGCAGTAGCACTTAGATCTAGAATCGAGACTGCTGCATCAGATGGCTTTCTCTTGCTCATCAGTTAGTAGGTTTGTATCTAAGTAGGATCCATAAACTAGGCCGGTGATTTCTTATCGATATATTAGTTACATGCCATGATGTTGAGTAATGTCCTGCTACTGGGGTTGCTCATCACAGATTTTAAATTTTAGGATGAATCGATGTGTAAGGTTCAGATGAACTCTGTTTTGTGCTTGTGCGTGTGTTCTTCACCCTCTTGATACCAGTGTGTGGCCTGGAATGGCTGTCTTGGTTCTTTCTCTATCTCTAGTTGGTTCTCCATCGGTCTCTATCTATCATGTTTGGACAATTTAGCCCCTACTGAGTACTGACAAACAAGTTCACAAGAGGCCCTAATGCTGCCACATCAGCACCCTCTAAAGTTACCACATCAGCGCCCTATCTGCCAAATAAGCATGGCCTGCCCAATCGCATCCAAGCGACAGATAGCCCTCCTGGGCACCCAGCCAATGGCAGACCCTATGGCCAAATCTCAGCTGGGCCCACAACATCCTCCGATCCCCATTTCCATCCATTTAAACTAGCTCACCTTTCCCTCCACAAACGCCCATCAGCCATCCCCTCCTGCTCCAAATCTTCCTCTGAATTGTGGGTCTGCGGCAATGGCGGCGCTTGCTCCATCGAAGATCCTCGGCACCCAGCTCAACTTCGCCGGCTCCTCCCGGTACGGCACCGCTGCACCGACCCCTGGGGCGCAGAAGATCGTCTCCCTCTTCAGCAAGAAGCCTGCCCCAAAGCCCAAGCCTGCCGCGGCAACGTCCTCATCCCCGGACATCAGCGATGAGCTCGCCAAGTGGTACG
Above is a genomic segment from Panicum hallii strain FIL2 chromosome 8, PHallii_v3.1, whole genome shotgun sequence containing:
- the LOC112902426 gene encoding keratin, type II cytoskeletal 5-like isoform X1 yields the protein MGNKKQGAGGGGDEKGLLWKLPEITSNELGKIGPGFGIGIGCGAGAGVGFFGGAGLGFGFPGLTLGFGVGAGCGVGIGFGYGMGKGIAYDEHKRYSNVGKMFQEAPHLPTDTVVALFDGLVINTKKLVTATSKGIEKWR
- the LOC112902426 gene encoding keratin, type II cytoskeletal 5-like isoform X2, which encodes MGNKKQGAGGGGDEKGLLWKLPEITSNELGKIGPGFGIGIGCGAGAGVGFFGGLGFGFPGLTLGFGVGAGCGVGIGFGYGMGKGIAYDEHKRYSNVGKMFQEAPHLPTDTVVALFDGLVINTKKLVTATSKGIEKWR